In Zingiber officinale cultivar Zhangliang chromosome 8B, Zo_v1.1, whole genome shotgun sequence, a single genomic region encodes these proteins:
- the LOC122013363 gene encoding 60S ribosomal protein L30, giving the protein MAPVKKSKKNAENINSRLALVMKSGKFTLGYKTVLRTLRGSKAKLIIIANNCPPLRKSEIEYYAMLAKVGVHHFSGNNVDLGTACGKYFRVCCLSIIDPGDSDIIKSIPGEQ; this is encoded by the exons ATGGCCCCCGTCAAGAAATCG AAGAAGAATGCCGAGAACATCAACAGCAGGCTTGCTCTTGTGATGAAGAGCGGGAAGTTCACTCTCGGCTACAAAACGGTCCTCAGAACACTTCGGGGCTCTAAAG CAAAGTTGATTATCATCGCAAACAATTGTCCCCCGCTCCGCAAGTCTGAGATTGAGTACTATGCAATGCTGGCAAAGGTCGGAGTTCATCATTTTAGTGGAA ATAATGTTGACCTTGGCACAGCATGTGGTAAATATTTCCGAGTTTGCTGCCTCAGCATCATCGATCCTG GCGATTCCGATATCATCAAGAGCATCCCTGGAGAACAGTGA